TTCTTGTCTTTGACTAAATCGGCATACTTATCGACAAGATCGAGCACATCCCCGGGCGTATTTTTATATGATGATTGAGCGAGCCCCACGCCATCTTCCTTTAACCCGAGGATCGTATGCTTGCCGCCCTTAAATTCATTGTTCATAACGTCTTCGACAGCATTATACGCAACATTATCTACTCTTTTAACAGCGCTCGTGAGTATGTACGGCGCATATTCAGGGAATTCTATTGCCTGATCCCTGTCATCCCCGATGGCCCAGGCTTTATTATTTCCCTTGTCTGTTATTTCTTTTGCCGCCGCAAACAAGCCTTCTCCATTCCCATCTCCTGTATGATATACTACATCGCAGCCGTCTTTAAACAAAGAAATCCCCAGCTTATAGCTTTTATTTATATTTGTAAAGTTATCATCCTTTCCATACCTTACTTCCTTTGGATAACTCTTTTGGTCCTTGCTTAAAAGTCCCTCCGCGGCAGCGGAATTAACGGTCTTGACTCCCGCGGCAAAAGCGCTCTCTATCATGTTTACAGCCTGTATGTTTTCACCGCCTATAAAACCCACTTTATTTGCAAGAGTCATTTTCCCTGCTACAATCCCTGCCAGGAAAGCCGCTTCTTCTTTTTTAAAAGTAAATGATTCAACATTCGGCAGTTCTATTACAGCATCGATTAAAGCAAATTTACTATCTGCCTTTTTAGGAGCAACATCTTTTACAGCGTCCTCCATATCCTTACCCACACAGAATACGAGAGTCGTCTTTTCCGCATTTGTCAGCGTATCTAAATTCGATTCATAATCATAATCCTTTTTTGATTCAATCACTTTATAGCTGATGCCATACTTTTCCTTAGCCCTTTTTATGCCTTCATCAGCAGCCTGATTGAAAGATTTGTCGTTTATACCGTATATATTAGTTAAAAATCCTATTTTTATCGTCGGTTTGTCAACATGGTTATTATTATTTGGAGGTACAGGAGTATTTATTTTTTTATTTATTTTAAAATTACACCCTGTAAAAAAATCGCACATGATAATTGCCGATAAAAATATAGTGATAACCTTTTTCATTTTTTACCTGCCTCCGGATGAAAGTTTCCAATCAACTCAATTTGCCTTTATTTAATTCTATATTCCTGAATAAATTCCTTCAAATTATAGGAAATTTATTAAATTGTTAATTAATTCGGTGAAAGATACCCTTTTTTGATGAGAATACCTCTCGCTTTATCGCCTTCATCAGAAGAGACAAGTATAATGGGACCTGTGCACCCCATCCCGCTTTCGGAATAAACATCATTTTCCCACAACTCTTTTACGGCATCCTCAAGCTCGAGTATATCAACTCCCGCTATCTGGTATGTCACTACCTTCTTAGGCGGAACGTTTACAGCGATTGTATCTTTTTTCTCATGCCCTTCGGAAAACCTATCCAATATTTTATTGTAACCGGCCTTTTTTGCCGCCTCAAATTCTTTTCCGGCAATATCTAATATTCCATTTTTGACCATGGTTGCAGCATATCTTAACGCTTCACATATTACAGGAGCACCTGATGCCCTGGAAACAATGCTTATGACCTTATTATATCCTTCGCCTATTCCGGGACCATATCCATATCCTGTAGATTCATAACTTCCACCTGTTGTAAACGAGCTTAATAATTTTACCAGAATATTTCCCGTAAGAGAATCTGTTACCATTACATCGCAGGTCCCATGCAAAAGGTCGTTTCCACGCATGATGCTGCCTCCATCCTTCCTTACCGATGCCGCAAAATTTATGTTGTATCCGCTTCTTTGAAGCTCTTTAAGCGCTCTCTCAGCCTGTCTCGCGCCATCGATATTTAGTATTCCTATACTGGGATTCAAGTTTCCCGACGCTTTTGCAACTATTATTCCATACAGCGCATTTTTGAAAATAGACTCAGCCCTATTTGCTGAAGACGTACCGGTGGATGCCGATATAAATACTTCCCTTCCGCATCCCGGAGTTATAACCCTTCCTACAGTGGAAACACCTATCGGGAAATTATAATGCATTGTAACGGCACAGTCGATCCTCTTGCTGTTCAACAACTCTTCCATTTTTTTATGCGCTTCTTCTAATGTATCTGCTTCATATGATTCAAAGCTGCTTCCATGTTTCGCTCCTATAAGAACTACATCAAAATCACCGTATTTTGTCATCGCCATTTTTGCTGCTTTAATAATCTCATCCGTACCATGCTCACTTCCGGGTACGGTTATTCCTACTCTGACTTTATTTATAAACGAGCCGCTTTCAATTGCATCCGCAATATCGCTAAATACTTCTCCTATGGTTTTCCTTATATTATCCTGCACCGTAAGCTCACCTCTACTTTGAAAGTAATGTCGATGCAAAGTCTTTAAACGCCTGTGCAATCATGCCTTTTATCTCATCCTTTGAAACCGCATACCCTTCATCTGTTTTACCGGAATTTTTCTGGATTACAAATGAAATTCCGTCAAACAGATTTGTCATCCTTCCTAAAAACAAGCTGCCCTTTCCTATTACCATTACGCTTTTTATTTTCCCTTCCAGTATAAAGTCCCTTGCAAAGCCTATTATGGGAACACCTGAAGGCACATGGCCCTGGGTAGGGGCAAAACCTGGATTCCCGTGCTTCTTTGCAAATTCCATAAGCTGAGATCTTTCGATTTGTTTATACTTGACCGCTAATGCTGCGATCATTTTGAAATTGGCCATCGGGACATTCCCCGCTCCGGCAGGTTCCGTGCATTCAGGATTTTGCATCTCAGGAGAATATTTATCTATATCGGTCATCTTCATGCCGGCACTCTTAAGCGGCTGATTTACAAGAGCATCGATTACGGCCTGGGGAGATGCGCCCGAGCCGATGTCGTGCTTGCCTATCATATCGGTTCTTACAATCGGGTTTACACCATCATTTTCAGAAACAAGCAGTGCAAATCCCCCAAGGACATCCTCCATCAAAGGCATGCCTTTTCTAAAATGATCCCTTCCGTTCATCCCGAGCTTGGCTGTGCTGCCTCCACCAAGTACCACTACATTTTTAAATATTCCGGCCTTTACAAGTGCACAGGCATGCACTACGGAATGAGCAGGCCCGGCGCAAAAACCCCTTAAATCGATGCCCGACGCATTCGTGCACCCCGCGATTTCACCTATGGATTTGGCCATATTTCCGCCTCCTCTCTGGTTCATATCGCCTATCGCCTCTTCGGAGCACTCTATGATATAATCTATATCGCCAGGCGAAATTTTGGATTTTCTGATTAAATTTATCAGCGCAAGAGCGCCTGATGCCTTGACAGACAAATTTTCAACCATTATATGCGAGGATAGATTCGGATCAAATTCATGAGCCCTTTTTACACATCCTATTATCCTGCCGTCCAATTCAAGCTTCTCCGCATTGGATTCCCTTATATTCTTTAATATTTCGTCTTCACCCACGCCATCCCCCAATTTGTCCGACATATAATTCAATACCGGATGTCTCGATAATTTCTCCTTTATGCTCTTTGCAAACTCTTTTTCAAGCATTACAAGTTCAAAAGAATCGCTTATTTTTAAAAGTCCGTAGAATTCATCCTCTGGCATTATTTCACCATATTTTCCCCATCTGGATGATCCCTCGATTTTTTTATTATACCATGGCATCTGCATATCCGAAAGCGCGTCAGGAGTTATATTGCCTATATAAACCTGATTTGGAGGGTATGATACAACGTCATCAAACGATCTTATATGCTCTTTTATGTGCTTTATATATTCGGAATCCGGATTGATTTCCCTTTCCATCATCTGAGTCGTACCGTTATTTATAAGCATATCCGGCGTATCTACCAGTATATAACTTGCGCCTTTTATAACAGGAAAATCCATTTTATCATCTCCACTAAAAAGGGGTGGTAAACCACCCCCCATAATTTAATTTATTCTTCAAAGACTTTCTGGCCATCGACCTTAGTCTGAAGAGCCTTCAAGGCCCTCCCTACAAGCTTCTTCCTGAGGTTATACTCATCTTTTTTGGAAAGCGAAGGATTTCCAAGAGGATGAGGTATTGCAACGGTAGGAACGATTCTGTTTGCTCCTACTGTAAGCGATATGGGTACGACCGTACACATATGCACAACAGGCAGACCGGCTCTTTCTATTTCCTTTACCATCGTTGCACCGCAACGAGTACAGGTGCCTCATGTGGACGTTAGTATGACTGCATTAACGCCATCATTCTTTAACTCTGCAGCTATTTTAGCCCCGTATTTTTTTGCATTCGCAACAGAAGTTCCATTGCCGACAGTCGCATAATAATAATTATGGAGCTTTCCTATTACTCCTTCTCTTTCAAACTCCCTCATCACATCAACGGGCAGCACCCTATCGGCATCCTGATTTGCATATACAGGATCATATCCTCCATGGGCTGTCTGGTATTCGTTTTCGGTAAGGTCAAGAACCCCTTCGATGCTGTACTTTCCAAATTTGCTTGCTGATGATGATTCTATCCTGTCGGGATTTCCCTTAGGAACTATTCCTCCTGATGTTACCAGGGCGACTACAGCCTTGGAAATATCCAAAACAGGAGGATTAGGCTTTACCCTGTCAAATGTGGGCATGCTGTATTCCGTTTTGAATGCCTCTCCCCTTATCTTCTTTACCAGCATATCTACAGCTCTTTTGGATCCTCTATACTGTGCAAAATAATTCCTCCTGATCCCCCTTTCGATATAAAACTCTTCGGAAGGCGAACCGATATCATAACCCTTTGCAAGTTTTACAGCAAGCTTTGCCATCTTTGGGACGGCATCCCTCATACCTACAGCGCTGTTTCTGGTAGAAATAATATATATATCCTTCTTAAACATATCGGCCCCGGGATTTTCAATATACATGCCCGTTACAGCCGGTATGCCAAGCTCCTCTTTTACAGCCTTGCATATCGTCCCGCAGGCAACGCCATATCTTCCGGCATTGAATGCAGGGCCTGCTATAAATATATCAGGGCTGTATTTTCTTATCATATCAAGAATTTCGGCTTTTGCTTTTTCAATGTTTTCATTAAAATATGAGTCGCCGCATATTACAGTTGCAACTATTTGCGCCTCATCCTTCAGCGCCTGCTTAAGCGCCATGCCAGGCCCCACAGTTCCCTCTTTTACCTGCGGCCCGATGCCGGCTTTGTCTTCTCCGCCTATCTGGCCAAAAAATTGATTTATATAATGCACCACGCGAAACATTTTATCCCAACTTTCGCATTTTATTTTTATGAATTTAAAGTACCATGCTTTTTAAAAACTGCATGATACTTTAAAACAGCATATTCTACAAATACTTGCAGTACTGATCCCTAATAGGCTTAACCTCTTTTACTATTGCATCGACATCAAGTACCATTTCCATCATGCTGCACTGTTCATCGTATACCTTCGGATCATATTCTTTTTTAACATCATCTTCCAGTACGTGATATACTCTTAAGCCCAAGCTTACTCCTGCAAGAGGCCCTGCATATGTTGGGTCGCCTGCTGTAACTGTTTCGGCTGAAAGTCCTGCTGCCTCTGCCTCGGCCCCGCCGAGGAGCACGACAATATTCTCAGGACCATATTTTTCAGCTAAATCTTTGACTCTTTGCTGGATCTCCAGATCCATTGCTCCGGCGGCCGTTCAAACAAAGCACTCTGTAGATGCAAATACTACATCTGCTCCTGCACTTTTTGCAACGGCCTCTATTGCAGGACCGGGAATACCGTCTCTGTCACCTATCGCTATTACTTTTTTGCCTTTTAGCATTTTATTCACCTCTTTAATTTAATATCCTTTTACCGAAAGGTTCCCAAAGCCCACTTCGCTTGTAGCTCCTGTTATAACCTGTATTTCTGCAGTTATAGAGCCATCGCCATGGAGGCTGCCTGAAAATCCCCCAGCTATAATATCTGCACTTTCAGGATAACCTATTACTTTATCCATTGGCGGAAGGTCCACAAGTTCATTGGCATTTCCAGCGGTAACTACCGCATCGCCTTTGCTTGTAGAGTCTGCTAAAGATTGGGAACTTCCATCCCGACCGGCATATTCATCTGTAATCAGAACCGTTTTAATGCCCTTATTTTCAAGTTTGTTACAGTTCATGACGAGATCCGCATCGGGATTGCCAAAACCTTCCTCCGATACTATGGCGGCATCGGCCCCTAAAAACTCTGCAAGCTTTGCAGTATAATTTGAAGACCTTTCCTTATCTCTTAAGTATACATTTTCGTTTGTAATAATGCATCCTATAAAATTGTAATCGATGCCGTCCCTTTCGTACAGATCTTCGATTACCGGCTGGTTTTGATGTATATATGTCGGATTTTTATCACAGGCCGAAACGCAGTTTCCGCTGACTATAGCACCGTCGAATACCTCCGTAGGATAAATAAATGTAGGTATTATCTTCTTGGCATCTACACCGTATACATATGTGTCATGCAAAAGCCCCTGACTCTGCAGCATATATATATATACAACCTTTGGAAGATCCGGATGCTTTCTTGCCTGTTCATTTAAAGGCAGAGTTTCATATACTTTCAACTCGTCAGGCTCAATATCTTTTGCAGCCCTGCCAAGGTATGCCGCAGCCTTAAATCCGACCATCCTTACTGCATCTTCACGTTCGTGCTGGGATTCACCCTCCTTGGTACCGCA
Above is a window of Clostridiales bacterium DNA encoding:
- a CDS encoding BMP family ABC transporter substrate-binding protein gives rise to the protein MKKVITIFLSAIIMCDFFTGCNFKINKKINTPVPPNNNNHVDKPTIKIGFLTNIYGINDKSFNQAADEGIKRAKEKYGISYKVIESKKDYDYESNLDTLTNAEKTTLVFCVGKDMEDAVKDVAPKKADSKFALIDAVIELPNVESFTFKKEEAAFLAGIVAGKMTLANKVGFIGGENIQAVNMIESAFAAGVKTVNSAAAEGLLSKDQKSYPKEVRYGKDDNFTNINKSYKLGISLFKDGCDVVYHTGDGNGEGLFAAAKEITDKGNNKAWAIGDDRDQAIEFPEYAPYILTSAVKRVDNVAYNAVEDVMNNEFKGGKHTILGLKEDGVGLAQSSYKNTPGDVLDLVDKYADLVKDKKITVPQDRNGVLNFKAPQIEENSK
- the grdD gene encoding glycine/sarcosine/betaine reductase complex component C subunit alpha; amino-acid sequence: MQDNIRKTIGEVFSDIADAIESGSFINKVRVGITVPGSEHGTDEIIKAAKMAMTKYGDFDVVLIGAKHGSSFESYEADTLEEAHKKMEELLNSKRIDCAVTMHYNFPIGVSTVGRVITPGCGREVFISASTGTSSANRAESIFKNALYGIIVAKASGNLNPSIGILNIDGARQAERALKELQRSGYNINFAASVRKDGGSIMRGNDLLHGTCDVMVTDSLTGNILVKLLSSFTTGGSYESTGYGYGPGIGEGYNKVISIVSRASGAPVICEALRYAATMVKNGILDIAGKEFEAAKKAGYNKILDRFSEGHEKKDTIAVNVPPKKVVTYQIAGVDILELEDAVKELWENDVYSESGMGCTGPIILVSSDEGDKARGILIKKGYLSPN
- the grdC gene encoding glycine/sarcosine/betaine reductase complex component C subunit beta codes for the protein MDFPVIKGASYILVDTPDMLINNGTTQMMEREINPDSEYIKHIKEHIRSFDDVVSYPPNQVYIGNITPDALSDMQMPWYNKKIEGSSRWGKYGEIMPEDEFYGLLKISDSFELVMLEKEFAKSIKEKLSRHPVLNYMSDKLGDGVGEDEILKNIRESNAEKLELDGRIIGCVKRAHEFDPNLSSHIMVENLSVKASGALALINLIRKSKISPGDIDYIIECSEEAIGDMNQRGGGNMAKSIGEIAGCTNASGIDLRGFCAGPAHSVVHACALVKAGIFKNVVVLGGGSTAKLGMNGRDHFRKGMPLMEDVLGGFALLVSENDGVNPIVRTDMIGKHDIGSGASPQAVIDALVNQPLKSAGMKMTDIDKYSPEMQNPECTEPAGAGNVPMANFKMIAALAVKYKQIERSQLMEFAKKHGNPGFAPTQGHVPSGVPIIGFARDFILEGKIKSVMVIGKGSLFLGRMTNLFDGISFVIQKNSGKTDEGYAVSKDEIKGMIAQAFKDFASTLLSK
- the grdB gene encoding glycine reductase complex selenoprotein B; protein product: MFRVVHYINQFFGQIGGEDKAGIGPQVKEGTVGPGMALKQALKDEAQIVATVICGDSYFNENIEKAKAEILDMIRKYSPDIFIAGPAFNAGRYGVACGTICKAVKEELGIPAVTGMYIENPGADMFKKDIYIISTRNSAVGMRDAVPKMAKLAVKLAKGYDIGSPSEEFYIERGIRRNYFAQYRGSKRAVDMLVKKIRGEAFKTEYSMPTFDRVKPNPPVLDISKAVVALVTSGGIVPKGNPDRIESSSASKFGKYSIEGVLDLTENEYQTAHGGYDPVYANQDADRVLPVDVMREFEREGVIGKLHNYYYATVGNGTSVANAKKYGAKIAAELKNDGVNAVILTSTUGTCTRCGATMVKEIERAGLPVVHMCTVVPISLTVGANRIVPTVAIPHPLGNPSLSKKDEYNLRKKLVGRALKALQTKVDGQKVFEE
- the grdA gene encoding glycine/sarcosine/betaine reductase complex selenoprotein A, yielding MLKGKKVIAIGDRDGIPGPAIEAVAKSAGADVVFASTECFVUTAAGAMDLEIQQRVKDLAEKYGPENIVVLLGGAEAEAAGLSAETVTAGDPTYAGPLAGVSLGLRVYHVLEDDVKKEYDPKVYDEQCSMMEMVLDVDAIVKEVKPIRDQYCKYL
- a CDS encoding glycine/sarcosine/betaine reductase component B subunit → MRLEIGNIFINDIQFGKETKVENGVLYVNKQEFINAVGDDERIESIGVDIARPGDKVRIIPVKDVIEPRVKVEGEGGIFPGFIGKVDMVGSGRTHVLKGAAVVTTGKITGFQEGIIDMSGKGAKYSPFSKTCNIVLTCGTKEGESQHEREDAVRMVGFKAAAYLGRAAKDIEPDELKVYETLPLNEQARKHPDLPKVVYIYMLQSQGLLHDTYVYGVDAKKIIPTFIYPTEVFDGAIVSGNCVSACDKNPTYIHQNQPVIEDLYERDGIDYNFIGCIITNENVYLRDKERSSNYTAKLAEFLGADAAIVSEEGFGNPDADLVMNCNKLENKGIKTVLITDEYAGRDGSSQSLADSTSKGDAVVTAGNANELVDLPPMDKVIGYPESADIIAGGFSGSLHGDGSITAEIQVITGATSEVGFGNLSVKGY